TATCACTGCAGCAAGAATTTATCCGTGTCCTTGGAACTAATATTACAACTGATAATCACCAAAATCAGTTTGTAGCTTAGGTCATTTGCATCTGAAATCCTTTCCAGCGAATCTAAGATAAAGCGGAAGGGGGCAGGGTGGGAAGCAACAACTTACTGGCATAACTTAACACCGTAGAAGGCTTCAACTATGTGAATCAACCAGGATACCCAGAACctaataaaaagaaagcatgttTTGTTGAAAATAACAAGGAGACTGTTGCATCCAAAATCCATTTTGCAGAGAATGCAAAACCAGAAGCATAGAAGTGATACTACACTTCAAGCTAGAAAATGAGGTATCCTTCTAATcgtagcaggaagaaaaaaatgtagagtCTTAAAAGAAACTAAAGTCCACAGAGAAAGTTAGAGCAACTGAAACTCACGCAATACACCTAGACCTGCCATCCACTGCAGGATCCACTGCATGCTTCTAAAACTTTCAACACTTAGATTGCCTACTGCAAGCAGTACAAATTGATCTTAGTTAAGCGTGCAAAATCTATCCTTCTATGCACAGGAGTATTTAGTGGCTCTAATGAGTTACTGAAGGGTTTTTACGCATTTAGCTCTATGAAAACAATTATGTGATTAGATTCAGAATATATCTCATGTGACTCAATTAGCCAAACACGGTCTACATGTCTTCAtatgaaagctttaaaaacaaaaaacaccacatgGGGCATTCAGTTAGGTTCAGTCAATGCCTTAATAAAGCAGAGGCTGTTTTGAGTAAGCGCTAAGAAGGCTTAGATTTGTCTGGAGATGTGTGGCTGCAACACAGACTTATCTTCTCCATGATGCATGGTAAGGAACAAATTAAAACAGTCTGAGATCCCATTTACAAATAGTCAGTGAGTCAGAGACCTGGTTACAGGAATGTGTTCTCCAACTCTTATTTGTAagctggaaaaaatggaaaaatggtaACTTGGCAAAACTTAGTGCTATGCACAGCTTCTTCAATAGACTAGTTCTAATGCAGCCAGGATCAGGATAAGTTATTAGCAGTATATAAAGTGTTCTTTATCTGAAGCTGGAAAAAGTGGAGCATTAGAAGACTCCTAAAGAGAGAACTGGGACTACCAGAGTGAAAAAATGACAAGAGACAGGATGCTACAGAAGGGAGTTTAAGTATGGACTAGTAACTGTCTCCAAAAGTAGCATcttaatcttttcctttctcactgtAATAAGACTGATGCCAAATACTTAGCTGAGTTTTTAGCTTTCAGattggccttggcccatttgttCTCCAACGTACTTATTACCCCACCCCCTTAATTGTACAGGGCTTGAAAAGAGAGCTCTTCAAATGCTTTCCTGTAACTCAGTTTTTAATTACTTGTTAACACATACTAAGCAGAGAAGTCGGAGAGAGACAACAAGAGAGATGGCATAGAAATTAAACAGTCAAATGACTTACCCATAGCATACCCATTTGTGGTAGTTCTCCACTAAATAATTAAGAAAGCTACCAAATATTCCCAAATAACTATAAGGTATAGTTGAAGGTGAAAGTGTCAcccactaaaaaacaaaaacaacaaacaacaagaTTAAAGTTAGCATACTTCAAGGTAGAATTATTAACAGTTTAATCTTTAGCTTTCTCACTGTTTCCCCCATGTCTGTTCAACATGGTTTAGGGCTCAACTTTTGAAGGTATTGCAACTTGTTCATTCCTTTAACCTTGTCCAAGACGCACATTCTTTCTTAACAGTAAGATTACTAGCCTTTTAAAGCACACTTACCTAAGAGGATTCAAACCCATGACGTTTCTTTTACTTGATATACCATGTGCTAAGCTAATGAGTTTAAGGTTGCTATCTGTGTACCAAGTGTGCATCTACACATTGTGGCATTTAATTAATAAGCCTGCTACCTATTACATATGATTAACTTCTTCAGAACAGACTTCTTTTTGTCTGCTATTACATGTAATAGCAGACTAACTTCTTTAGGGTAGACTTTTAGGATagactttttttaatctcatgcaACTGTCCTGAAAAATTCAAACAATAACTAGACTGAGAAGGAAGaataacaatattttttaaagtatttataagTAGGGAATCagttgtttcttcttctttccctcaaaaaaaaaaaaaagtatatttcagaGAACAGGGTACCGTGATGCTCAGGACCAGAGACACAATGCAGTGTTTAGGTATCTTCCTTATCACAGAGTTGTCTCCGCAGCAGACAAGCACAGTGCTTATCACTTTCTACTTTTATTATAATAAGCTATGAAGGCATAGTCAGCAAGTTGTGCACTTCAAAGTCCACTGGGAATGTAAGGTACACACTAAATTGGGCCAAAGTTGGCTTGTCCGCCCTCTAGTATCAACGCTGCAATTTCTAACCATACTATAATTTAACTCGGGTTATGTAGTACCAGGATGATGCATCTAAACATAGAATTTGCTTGAAGCTCATTCTATTTCTTGAAACAGTCCAAAAGTTATTTTGTGAGCTGCCTGGTCAGCCTTGATAGCCATTTTTCAATGGTGGCTCTTATGTGTAGAGGTCCATAAAAATAGAGGAAAGACTACTACAAGTGGAAGTCAGTCGAAGGCTTTAATAAACTCTTGTCAGACATATAGAAACTGACATCGATCTCCATCCTACAGTAATCCAATCTGTCTTAGCTGAGGTCCATTTTTAGGACTTAAGACACAAAGCCTGCACAGTGACTGAACCAGTCTAGCGTCTTCCAACAGCAGCCGTAATGGCCTATAACTAAAGCCATCGCTTGTTATTGTGCCTTATTTGTTAACGTAACTGGCAGCTCTCATCGGTGAGTTTCATTAACAAAACGTCATTTCAACTTTAAGCTTTTAAGGTATTTTCTCAGGCTACCTGCAATGCGAACTCGTACGAGCCTCGCGGCACTTGTGCTGTTCTAGTCATACCTAAAGATGCTGCATGTCATTAATACCACATCCTTGCTTCGCTGTGGAACTCAGTCAAAGCCTTTTCATGACCTTCCTTCAAAGCTTTGTCCAGTTGCCTCACCAGCTGAGCAGGCCCAACCATCGtccttagtttcctttttttcccctcccagaaGCTGGTTTTACAGCATAACTCCTCCTCGGTGAGCACCGAGACCAGCAAGCAAACCTGTTCCACGAGCCCTGCGGCCCCTCGGCTGCCTGCGAGCCCCGCTGCGGCACCGGCAGCCCCGCCGGAGCCCCGCGGCCctggcggcccggccccgccgaggcagggaccgcccggccccgccgctcctgcCCGCCGAGGGCAGCGGGCCCGGCCGGAGGGGTTAAGGGGGAGGGGGCCCGCCGTCGCCGCTCCTTACGCCGAGGAGGATCATGCCGAAGGTGATGGCGATCATCCAGAGCAGCCTGGAGCGCTGGAAGTGGCAGGTGCCGTCGCGGGCCCGCtccgccgccatcgccgccgccgtcACCCTCGCCGCTCtgggcgccgcgcgccgccgctaAGGTcgccgcgcggggggcggggcggggcgggaggcgacgcggccgttggggcggggcggcggccgttggggcggggccgcgccggctgcgcaggcggccgccgcgcggggcgggctcTGGCCCGGGCGCCCCGGGGAGGGCCGGTGGCTGCGCTGCGCGACCGAGGTGTCAGCGGTGCTGCGGGCGGTGTCGCCGTCCCCGTGACGCGGATGCGTCCCCGGCCTCGTGCCGTAATGGAAGGTTGTCGCGGCCATTAGCAGGTAGAGCAAGGCCAGGTCACTTCCTTCCTGCGGGCTcctcccggggccgccgcctcctctcccCGCTGCGGTGTGCAGCCGGTCTGCCCTGCGGCTGGTGGGTATCGGGCTGTTCCTGTGGTCAGGAAGTTGGCCGTTCCTGAGGGGGGTTCCCAAAAGAGCGGATTAAGAACTGGAATGGGTAGCGAGTATGAAACTTGGGGAGGAGCACACAAAACCtcgagggttttctttttttttttttaaaagctcaacTCTTTATAATAAACCACACCGTTCtgttggaggaagagagaaaacctGAAAATTAGGGCGAATCTAGTTTGAAGCGCCCTGTATGCTCCAGCGCGCCCACCTCTTTCAGGCATTCCTCGTTCCTCATCCATTTACGTTCGCCTTGGTTACATATGCCATTTTTAGGCCGCTGCTGGTCTGATGTGTTCACCTCACCTCTTGAGGTGAACGATACCGCAGCGGAACAACTAGCGCTCTCTTGTGGCAGAAATCACGAGCTGACAGATTGGAGAAGGCGGGCGCGGCTGAGAGGCGGACGCCAAGGAGCGCGAGTGCCGCGGGGCTCTAGGGAAGAGCAGAGGAATGCCTCTGGCGCAGACGTGCGCTGTATCGTTTACACAGCCCACCTGGTCTGTGCCCAAAGAGACAGTTTGTAGATGATTTCAGATAGTGAACTGAGAAAGCAGCGTGGGGGGAAGGCACAGGAAGGAGATGTTTTTCCCATCAACCTGGCCCCTTCCTCTGCAATAGACTTTGGCAAAAAACAGCTGGAATCCCCATGCTGTGACATCAGGTAGAAACTTGTGTTGTACTGGGCCGTAAGAACTGAAACGGGGAGCGAAACACACTGGAGATCTCTCCAACTGCGGCCGAGGTACAGACAGCATGGACTTTCACGGCAGCAGTGATAAGAGAATGATTTTTCATAGGCGCTCTTAGAACAGGGCCTCAGAAAATGGTTGGGAAAGCGCCATGAAAGAGAGGAATgtcttaaatgttttaaattgggTACAGCTACGTAAGCCAGTTTGGTATAAAGAACAATGccctaacaacaacaaaaaaagcagtgTACAAGAAAAGTGAAATCAGTGGCTTACAGCAATAAACTTACCCCACTAAATAAGTTTGTGAACTAAATACGTGGATAAGCTACAAAGAGTAGATATAGTTATTGTTACCAGGCTGAAATAAACAGATAGAATTGTTCTATCTATCTAAATCAGTTTGTGTGTTTATGAGATTTAACTGGTTACAATGCATATTGAGATCTATGGCTCATACTAAATAAATTATAGGAACGACTTCTggtttaggaaaaaaggaaaaatacacacaCCCCTGTAACAACACTCCTATTTGTATTATTTAGACTTCTGCACAAACCTTCACCTTTATACCTTCCTTTGTGAAAACTGCCAATTTGAACTGAGTATTAAATGCAGCATCTTCCTCTCTTTGTGCTGTTGGAACTTTGAACTCTGTGGTGAGGTTGCCCAAAGAAGTCTCTAGGTCCCTGGGAAAGTTACCCAGGGACAGAAATGTTTGGGGGGTGTCTTATGCTTTCCGTGGAGTTCTGCTATCTCTTTGACAGCGACTTTGACAGAGCTATAGCTGTTTGTACAGGATAAATAGAGTGAGAAATGGTGACTGTGTTTTTCTGTGTGACTCCCGAAGGCTGAATACAGCTACTCTTGTAAATGTGTTAATGATGtgtctgcaaagctgttttttgcAACAACCAATTCAACAAGTCCTGAGATACTCCCACCGTAAGCAGTGTGCTGCATGAAGGGGTGCACGCTACAGAGGGAATTGGTTTTTTGCATGTGCTTCTTAGCTTTTTTTGTTCTGAGActgttcccttttcctcttctctgtattTCATTCCCAGCTATTCCTGCCCAAAGCACTAGGTCTTTCATTATAGTGTCCCGTGGAGACGACAGGAGAGATTGATAGGGAAATCTTACAGAAGTAAGACTGTTGTTGGAAGACAGTGTATCTCAAGCCGTCTATAAAAAAGAGAGTCTCAATCGATTTGCTaatgcagggaaaaaatattattcagaaGATTTTTGAATTTGATCTCAGGCCCtggatattttgttttgtgcctAGGTGAAGATAATTTATACTACTCCTGCCCCCAAAATGTAGAATGAGCTGCCTGAGGGACCACTCACCTTAAAACTGTGAACACTGTTGATGATTGCTCACATCTGAACATAAAGCCCTGTTAGCTGGATAGTACCAAATAGCAGGATCATGGAGGTGACAGCTCTTCAGAGCACATGGCAGAAAAGGTCTGGTTTGTTCTTGTTTGTTCTTGTTATTTTCTGAAACGGGAGAACTTGGCTGATATTCAAGTATAGTATTGGACAAGTCCTCTgagattccttccttccttccaattCCTTCTTTGAAGGAGTTTTATGATATACACGGTTGCTGCCCTCTCTACGGGGATTGTGAGTTCTTTAGGGGTAGGGGTGTGTTCACTACATTTGTGATCACCGGAAATAGCATTCTGTTAGACCATGAAATATGACCTTATAGTCATATTTGATCGTGTCACAGCATTACAGATGGGGGAAATGTAGTTGCTGACAGGCAGACTCACCAGATTTTCAGTAAGCTACATGACAATTTGCtctatttttgtctctttctttgaaGTTTTCATGACTCCACGTAGTAGGTCTTGATATCGGGCAGTATTTTCTAAAATTCAACTTATTTTTCATAGCCTGTTATTTAATTTCTTGCTCTTAAGAGTATTCTACACAAATTATTTCTGCCTGCCTGTAAACCCAGGCTCAAAGGTTGCGATGTGATTCTGAGATGCCCAGAGCTTGCCTGGGACATCCCCTGGCAGGGAGCTCtactaaaagaaaagagaacttttAAATGCCACCAAAGCCAAGTGTATTAGACTCTAAACAGAAGCAACTAATTTTGCAGAAGGGTGGATGCACTCACAAGCTTTTGAGAGAATCCGAGTTCCGTACTGAGTCATCTCTTGGCTTGTTTTCTCTTCGCGTCTGGCCAAGCGCCCCAGGGCTTGTTACACTAGGTGCTATTGCACTGAATTGTCTGGGGAGGGCAGTAAAGTCTAGGGGAAAGAAGCTGGCTCTCAGCAGCAGGGCATTGCTGCGGCAGCAAGGTGTTTGAAGCGGAAGGTGGTGTGGAGCTGACCGGTGGGGAGCGTGGCCTGCCGCTGGGCCCCCGAGACAACCCTGCCTCCTCCACTGCAAACCTTCGCTTTAGCAGACTCTCTTCAGTGGCCAAAAGATAGCGGGAGACCGAGGGCAAGCGATTCATCTCTGTAAAAACGGTGAAGGAGAGGAGGTTTGCTAGGTTTTTACGGAGCAAGCAGCTGGGTGAGGTCAGCGATGATGTCGTCCTTCCTTTCACACCTCAGTAACGCCTGCTCACGCTGTGTCACGTAGGGCAGAGGAGGGGTAGCtgccttgtttttctctttcacaaaCAACGTTTGATTGACCTTTTTGTTGACAGAAAGAGAGCTTCTTGGCCTGGTCACAGAACCAGCTGATGTTGCTTGTGGCACACCTGAAGGGGCCAGGCTGTATCGTGTGCGACAGCAGCCCCCGCTTGCTGGCGCTCGCTCCGGGCCCTGTTGACACAGCTAGCTCCACTGGTCCTGGGTGTCTCAGTGGCCTGGGACTTGAAAGTGAAATAGTTAATGAAGACAACTCCCTGTTCAGGCCTTTTGGGGGATGGACTTGTGGTGGTTCCCTCTCTAATCCACAGCAATGTCTTTGACCCGCCTTTAAAAGGCTGTTTTTCTTGACAGAGAGCGCATACTGGAGTATGCCAGGAAGGTGAACGTAATTCCAGTTTTCATAATTTAAGGCCAGAAGTCCCATAGCATCATCTAGCCTGGCCATCACAGGCGATTAAATTTTACCTGGTTTCTCTGAATTGAGCTCAGTAACTTGCATTTACTTAAAGCATACTTTTCAGGGGGCATTTGAACTTATTTTGAAGATCTCAAAAGACAGAGAATCCACTGCTTTCAGTGATTAGTTCTGTTGTCTCTCTTGCTGTTTCTTAGCTGCTGTTCGTATGTGCCTAACAATTTATTTGGGGAAGTCAATTTCCAGGGTCTATCTGGAAAGCTTTTTTCCAtcatattttggaaaatatttgaatttgtaCCTTCATGTCCTGGATCAGGTTAAGTGCTTCTATGGCTTCAACACTGGAGATGTTTTTTATCAGTGAATTGCATTTATTGGCAAGTATAATCTTAACTAGAAATTACAAATCCCAAACACAATTTTAAGTGGAGTACCAAAAAATGCAGAACCAATTTACTTCACTAAGTTTACATGAAATAAACTATTTCTGCATGCCTTACTTCACCAACCTTAACTATGGAGTTTTccgctttttcctttccttttctcttaatcAGAGCCACAAAGTGACTGAATTAAGATGTAGCATGCTATTATGAGTTGGCAGCTCTTAATAGCAGGTCACATACCAAAATATCACCAGGGCTTAGTGCAGACATACAGCTCAGTCAGCTCTGGCCATGCTTATTAGAG
The sequence above is drawn from the Struthio camelus isolate bStrCam1 chromosome 7, bStrCam1.hap1, whole genome shotgun sequence genome and encodes:
- the TMEM254 gene encoding transmembrane protein 254 gives rise to the protein MAAERARDGTCHFQRSRLLWMIAITFGMILLGWVTLSPSTIPYSYLGIFGSFLNYLVENYHKWVCYGFWVSWLIHIVEAFYGVKLCQSKGITDPAIQFQWFIQTLLFGYASFGLLVCYKPPPKKYY